Proteins co-encoded in one Paracoccus aestuarii genomic window:
- the cobN gene encoding cobaltochelatase subunit CobN — MHVVFREEVGLDRTDAPFDPGQTPGDLVVLSFSDSDLGAFAEGWRRAAGGLPSTRLCNLVALRHPVSVDTYVERTLSGARGILIRLIGGEDWWPYGLASVQDLARRRGIALAVLPADGRDDPRLDRASTVPASVLRVLRRHCDEGGAVAAQAALAQLAIAAGLQAAPVLGRPALPRMGFYDPGRGVIPDPGPVGALVTFYRSWLAAADVAPIDALIHALRDRGIAAMGAFAPSLKAEGLAEWLAGALPGGPGMVVNATGFSGGAVDGYLGNGETAGVAPFGGWSCPVFQVVLSTNRRRDWLAAERGLSPSDLAMTVVLPEVDGRILAGVVSFKGVAPRDPDLEYARFVHRPDMGLLGQAVDRIVAWRGAARDVAVVLSTYPGRDWQQAHAVGLDAPASAQAVGRALGVALPGLPQGVIRWPLADYRRALARLPQGLRDDLSAAWGAPEEDPDCVEGAFALRASRHGPVILALQPERSHRIGREDSYHDLTRVPRHGYVAFYLWLAEQGLGAMIHMGAHGTLEWLPGKAVALSGECWPQALAGGMRVVYPFIVNDPGEAAQAKRRLGAVTLGHMPPPMRAAALPPGMAGLERSLDEYSTADGLDPARRDRLIAAIRDEARALGVEADLGIPPDASAAEAITRIDRFVCDIKESQYGAGLHVWGTGPCGDAERAGLAAALAGRFVPPGPSGSPNRGRTDVMPTGRNLFSVDPRALPTPSAHAQGVRLAEELLRRHLQDHGDWPRGLVVDLWGSATMRTAGEDFAMALHLAGLRPIRDAGSGRVTGVEVLPLALLGRPRIDVTLRVSGLFRDLFPVLAQLFQTGAEALAARDEEACQNPYRGGARVFGPQPGRYGLGMGTAATEFTDAARAAAGEAWIAASSWAIGTDGTSRPDRTALEARLARSDSFVHAQDLPETDLLLAADYAAHEGGFAAAMARIGGRAALYHLDATQPGRPRARTLTEEIARTIRARAADPAWADAMTAHGYRGAAEIAATLDHMAAFAHLAGAVPAHLFDLYHDATLGRPEIVDFMEGANPEALAALRDLFRRLHEAGLWVTRRNSISAGLS, encoded by the coding sequence ATGCATGTGGTCTTTCGCGAAGAGGTCGGTCTGGACCGGACCGACGCCCCCTTCGATCCCGGGCAGACGCCCGGCGATCTGGTCGTGCTGTCCTTTTCGGACAGCGACCTGGGGGCCTTTGCGGAGGGCTGGCGCCGCGCGGCGGGGGGCCTGCCCTCGACGCGCCTGTGCAACCTTGTGGCGCTGCGCCATCCGGTCTCGGTCGATACCTATGTCGAGCGGACCCTGTCGGGGGCGCGCGGCATCCTGATCCGCCTGATCGGCGGCGAGGACTGGTGGCCCTATGGGCTGGCCTCGGTCCAGGATCTGGCGCGCAGGCGGGGGATCGCGCTGGCGGTCCTGCCGGCGGATGGGCGCGACGATCCGCGGCTGGACCGGGCCTCGACGGTGCCCGCATCGGTCCTGCGCGTGCTGCGGCGTCATTGCGACGAGGGCGGGGCGGTGGCCGCGCAGGCGGCGCTGGCGCAGCTGGCCATCGCGGCGGGGCTGCAGGCCGCGCCGGTCCTGGGCCGCCCCGCCCTGCCGCGGATGGGGTTCTATGACCCGGGGCGCGGGGTCATCCCCGATCCCGGCCCGGTGGGGGCGCTGGTCACCTTCTATCGCAGCTGGCTGGCGGCGGCGGATGTGGCGCCGATCGACGCGCTGATCCATGCGCTGCGCGATCGCGGCATCGCGGCGATGGGGGCATTCGCGCCGTCCCTGAAGGCCGAGGGGCTGGCGGAATGGCTGGCGGGGGCGCTGCCGGGCGGGCCGGGGATGGTCGTCAATGCGACCGGGTTTTCGGGTGGCGCGGTCGATGGGTATTTGGGCAACGGAGAAACGGCGGGGGTCGCGCCCTTCGGCGGATGGTCCTGCCCGGTGTTTCAGGTGGTGTTGTCGACGAACCGGCGCCGCGACTGGCTGGCGGCGGAGCGGGGGTTGTCGCCGTCCGATCTGGCCATGACCGTCGTGCTGCCCGAGGTGGATGGCCGGATCCTGGCGGGGGTCGTCAGCTTCAAGGGCGTCGCGCCGCGCGATCCGGATCTGGAATATGCGCGTTTCGTCCATCGGCCGGATATGGGGCTGCTGGGGCAGGCGGTGGACCGGATCGTCGCCTGGCGCGGGGCGGCGCGGGATGTGGCGGTGGTGCTGTCGACCTATCCCGGCCGCGACTGGCAGCAGGCCCATGCGGTCGGGCTGGACGCGCCCGCATCCGCGCAGGCGGTGGGGCGGGCGTTGGGGGTCGCGCTGCCCGGTCTGCCGCAGGGCGTCATCCGCTGGCCGCTGGCCGATTACCGCCGCGCGCTGGCCCGCCTGCCGCAGGGGTTGCGCGACGATCTGTCTGCGGCCTGGGGTGCGCCTGAGGAGGACCCCGATTGCGTGGAAGGCGCCTTTGCCCTGCGCGCCAGCCGCCACGGGCCGGTGATCCTGGCGCTGCAGCCCGAACGCAGCCACCGCATCGGGCGCGAGGACAGCTATCACGACCTGACCCGCGTGCCGCGCCATGGCTATGTCGCCTTTTATCTGTGGCTGGCCGAGCAGGGTCTTGGCGCGATGATCCATATGGGGGCGCATGGCACGCTGGAATGGCTGCCGGGCAAGGCGGTGGCGCTGTCGGGGGAATGCTGGCCGCAGGCGCTGGCCGGAGGGATGCGGGTCGTCTATCCCTTCATCGTCAACGATCCGGGCGAGGCCGCGCAGGCCAAGCGCCGCTTGGGTGCGGTGACCTTGGGCCATATGCCGCCCCCGATGCGCGCCGCCGCCCTGCCCCCCGGCATGGCGGGGCTGGAGCGCAGCTTGGACGAATATTCCACCGCCGACGGGCTGGATCCCGCGCGCCGCGACCGCCTGATCGCGGCCATCCGGGACGAGGCCCGCGCCTTGGGCGTCGAAGCGGATCTGGGCATCCCCCCCGACGCCAGCGCGGCCGAGGCGATCACCCGCATCGACCGCTTCGTCTGCGACATCAAGGAAAGCCAGTATGGCGCGGGGCTGCATGTCTGGGGGACCGGCCCCTGCGGGGATGCGGAACGCGCGGGGCTGGCGGCGGCTTTGGCGGGGCGGTTCGTGCCGCCGGGGCCGTCGGGTTCGCCCAACCGGGGACGGACGGATGTGATGCCCACGGGGCGCAACCTCTTCAGCGTTGATCCGCGTGCCCTGCCCACGCCATCGGCCCATGCCCAGGGCGTCAGGCTGGCCGAGGAGCTGCTGCGCCGTCACCTGCAGGATCACGGCGACTGGCCGCGCGGGCTGGTCGTCGATCTGTGGGGCAGCGCCACGATGCGCACGGCGGGCGAGGATTTCGCCATGGCCCTGCATCTGGCCGGGCTGCGGCCGATCCGGGATGCGGGATCGGGGCGGGTGACGGGGGTCGAGGTGCTGCCTCTGGCCCTGCTGGGGCGGCCGCGCATCGATGTGACGCTGCGCGTCTCGGGGCTGTTTCGCGACCTGTTCCCGGTGCTGGCCCAGCTGTTCCAGACCGGGGCCGAGGCCTTGGCCGCGCGGGACGAGGAGGCCTGCCAGAACCCCTATCGCGGCGGGGCGCGCGTGTTTGGCCCGCAGCCCGGGCGATACGGGCTGGGCATGGGCACGGCGGCCACGGAATTCACCGATGCCGCGCGGGCGGCGGCGGGCGAGGCCTGGATCGCCGCGTCAAGCTGGGCGATCGGCACGGACGGGACCAGCCGTCCGGACCGCACCGCGCTGGAGGCGCGGCTGGCCCGCAGCGACAGCTTCGTCCATGCCCAGGACCTGCCCGAGACGGACCTGCTGCTGGCCGCCGATTATGCCGCGCATGAGGGGGGATTTGCCGCCGCCATGGCGCGGATCGGCGGGCGCGCCGCGCTTTATCACCTGGATGCCACGCAGCCGGGCCGCCCCCGCGCCCGCACCCTGACCGAGGAGATCGCCCGCACCATCCGCGCCCGCGCCGCCGATCCGGCCTGGGCCGATGCGATGACCGCCCATGGCTATCGCGGCGCGGCCGAGATCGCGGCCACGCTGGACCATATGGCGGCCTTCGCGCATCTGGCGGGGGCGGTGCCGGCGCATCTGTTCGACCTCTATCACGACGCGACCTTGGGGCGCCCCGAGATCGTGGATTTCATGGAGGGCGCGAACCCGGAGGCGCTGGCCGCCCTGCGCGATCTGTTCCGGCGGCTGCATGAGGCGGGGCTGTGGGTGACGCGGCGCAATTCGATCTCGGCGGGGCTGTCGTGA
- the cobW gene encoding cobalamin biosynthesis protein CobW, giving the protein MTDLTKTPVTVITGFLGSGKTTLIRHLLRNPGGLRLAVIVNEFGTMGVDGDILRGCADEACPAENILELSNGCICCTVADDFIPTLESLMALPRRPDHILIETSGLALPKPLLKAFDWPAIRLRITVDGVIALADAEAVAAGRFAPDVAAVDAQRAADEGLDHETPLSEVFGDQIACADVVLLTKADLAGDAGVAAARDAIAAEAPRPLPILTVTEGVVDPRLILGLGRAAEDDLDARPSHHDGADDHEHEDFDTVVIDLPEITDPADLAARIGRLATEQRILRVKGHVAVAGKPMRLLVQAVGARVRHQYDRPWGTTPRASRLVVIAEHDHVDAEAIRAVLTGVPA; this is encoded by the coding sequence ATGACCGACCTGACCAAGACCCCCGTCACCGTGATCACCGGATTTCTGGGATCGGGCAAGACGACCCTGATCCGCCACCTGCTGCGCAATCCCGGCGGGCTGCGTCTGGCGGTGATCGTCAACGAATTCGGCACGATGGGCGTGGATGGCGACATCCTGCGCGGCTGCGCCGACGAGGCCTGCCCGGCCGAGAACATCCTGGAGCTGTCGAACGGCTGCATCTGCTGCACCGTGGCCGATGATTTCATCCCCACGCTGGAATCGCTGATGGCTCTGCCGCGGCGGCCCGACCACATCCTGATCGAGACCTCGGGTCTGGCGCTGCCCAAGCCGCTGCTCAAGGCCTTCGACTGGCCCGCGATCCGGCTGCGGATCACGGTCGATGGCGTCATCGCCCTGGCCGATGCCGAGGCGGTGGCCGCGGGCCGGTTCGCCCCCGACGTGGCGGCGGTGGACGCGCAGCGCGCCGCCGATGAGGGCCTGGACCACGAGACCCCCCTATCCGAGGTCTTCGGCGACCAGATCGCCTGCGCCGATGTAGTGCTGCTGACCAAGGCGGATCTGGCGGGCGATGCGGGGGTCGCCGCCGCGCGGGACGCCATCGCCGCCGAGGCGCCCCGCCCCCTGCCCATCCTGACCGTGACCGAGGGCGTGGTGGATCCGCGCCTGATCCTGGGCCTGGGCCGCGCCGCCGAGGATGACCTGGACGCCCGCCCCAGCCATCATGACGGCGCCGACGATCACGAGCACGAGGATTTCGACACGGTCGTCATCGACCTGCCCGAGATCACCGACCCCGCCGATCTGGCCGCGCGCATCGGGCGGCTGGCCACCGAACAGCGGATCCTGCGGGTGAAGGGCCATGTCGCGGTGGCGGGCAAGCCGATGCGCCTGCTGGTCCAGGCGGTGGGCGCGCGGGTGCGCCATCAATACGACCGGCCTTGGGGCACGACCCCGCGCGCCTCGCGGCTGGTGGTGATCGCGGAACATGACCATGTCGACGCGGAGGCGATCCGCGCGGTGCTGACGGGCGTGCCCGCCTGA
- a CDS encoding DUF1636 family protein: protein MRAVLHVCTTCRGTLPDDDPDPCAPRAGARLLAALSGDAPPGVRIRPVECLSACSQGCAVALSGRAKWSYVYGRLTPDDAAQILSGAAAYAAAADGVVPWRERPAIFRKQSLARIPPQE, encoded by the coding sequence ATGCGCGCCGTTCTGCATGTCTGCACCACCTGTCGCGGCACCCTGCCCGATGACGATCCCGATCCCTGCGCGCCCCGCGCGGGCGCGCGCCTGTTGGCCGCGCTGTCGGGCGATGCCCCGCCGGGGGTCCGGATCCGCCCCGTCGAATGCCTGTCCGCCTGTTCGCAGGGCTGTGCCGTCGCGCTGTCGGGGCGGGCCAAGTGGTCCTATGTCTATGGCCGCCTGACGCCTGACGACGCGGCCCAGATCCTGTCGGGCGCCGCCGCCTATGCCGCCGCGGCCGACGGGGTCGTGCCGTGGCGCGAACGCCCCGCCATCTTCCGCAAGCAGAGCCTTGCCCGCATCCCCCCGCAGGAGTGA
- the cobO gene encoding cob(I)yrinic acid a,c-diamide adenosyltransferase, translating into MTQTDPIPEDDLARHSRKMAKKKAARDRMMESRTGEKGLVIVHTGPGKGKSSSGFGMIMRCIAHQMPCAVVQFIKGAWDTGERRLLTTHFAGLCQFHAMGEGFTWETQDKSRDIAAAAAGWDRAKDLIRDPAIRMVLLDEINIAFRYGYLDVAEVLAFLEAEKPPMTHVVLTGRGAPEALVAAADLVTEMTQIRHPFRAGIKAQPGVEY; encoded by the coding sequence ATGACGCAGACCGACCCCATTCCCGAAGACGACCTGGCCCGCCACAGCCGCAAGATGGCCAAGAAGAAGGCCGCCCGCGACCGCATGATGGAAAGCCGCACCGGCGAGAAGGGGCTGGTGATCGTCCATACCGGGCCGGGCAAGGGCAAATCCTCCAGCGGCTTCGGGATGATCATGCGCTGCATCGCGCATCAGATGCCCTGCGCGGTGGTCCAGTTCATCAAGGGCGCGTGGGATACCGGCGAACGGCGCCTGCTGACCACGCATTTCGCGGGCCTTTGTCAGTTCCACGCGATGGGCGAGGGCTTCACCTGGGAAACCCAGGACAAGTCGCGCGACATCGCCGCCGCCGCCGCGGGCTGGGACCGCGCCAAGGATCTGATCCGCGACCCCGCCATCCGCATGGTCCTGCTGGACGAGATCAACATCGCCTTCCGCTACGGCTATCTGGATGTGGCCGAGGTGCTGGCCTTTCTGGAGGCCGAGAAGCCGCCGATGACCCATGTCGTGCTGACCGGCCGCGGCGCGCCCGAGGCGCTGGTCGCCGCCGCCGATCTGGTGACCGAGATGACCCAGATCCGCCATCCCTTCCGTGCCGGGATCAAGGCGCAGCCGGGGGTGGAATACTGA
- the otsB gene encoding trehalose-phosphatase, translating into MTLPPLSPDAALFLDFDGCLVDIAPRPDAVRVTGALRDRLARLHDRQGGAVALISGRDVADLRGHLPDFPGVVAGSHGSELSLRAGHVQTLHHAEFDAAALHADLRALAAPHPALLVEEKPHGGALHYRAAPELEPEVRRIMQDLAARNPHLMLQPAKMALELRPAGVGKDSALAHLMTLEPFHGRLPVFAGDDTTDEPAMAEAQSRGGMAIKIGEGATAAAHRLPDPAALALWLDRSLT; encoded by the coding sequence ATGACCCTGCCCCCGCTGTCGCCCGATGCCGCGCTGTTCCTGGATTTCGACGGCTGCCTGGTGGATATCGCCCCGCGCCCCGATGCGGTCCGGGTGACGGGTGCGCTGCGCGACCGGTTGGCGCGGCTGCATGACCGTCAGGGGGGCGCAGTGGCGCTGATCTCGGGGCGCGACGTGGCCGATCTGCGCGGGCATCTGCCGGATTTCCCGGGCGTGGTCGCGGGCAGCCACGGGTCGGAGCTGTCCCTGCGCGCGGGCCATGTCCAAACCCTGCATCACGCCGAATTCGACGCGGCCGCGCTGCATGCCGACCTGCGCGCCCTGGCCGCCCCCCATCCCGCCCTGCTGGTCGAGGAGAAACCCCATGGCGGCGCCCTGCACTACCGCGCCGCCCCGGAACTGGAACCCGAGGTGCGGCGCATCATGCAGGATCTGGCCGCCCGGAACCCGCATCTGATGCTGCAGCCCGCCAAGATGGCGCTGGAGCTGCGCCCCGCCGGTGTCGGCAAGGACAGCGCCCTGGCCCATCTGATGACGCTGGAGCCGTTCCACGGCCGCCTGCCGGTCTTTGCAGGCGACGACACCACTGACGAACCCGCCATGGCCGAGGCGCAGTCGCGCGGCGGCATGGCCATCAAGATCGGCGAGGGCGCCACCGCGGCCGCCCATCGCCTGCCCGATCCCGCGGCCCTGGCCCTCTGGCTGGACCGCAGCCTGACCTGA
- a CDS encoding alpha,alpha-trehalose-phosphate synthase (UDP-forming), with translation MSRLIVVSNRLPLGDAPSGGLVVALQDALKSSGGVWVGFSGEVTPDAEPALRSHPGAAFQRLSFDLTPDEHETYYLGYSNSILWPVCHGRPSLTRILPEYLDGYDRVNARIARMLARELRPDDRIWVQDYHLFPLAAHLRALGVTARIGHFLHISFPGPGDCAALPNPGQLFDWLSHYDLIGFQAERDLGAFAESARQLAGADPADPRHFDLCGRRVRAGVFPIGIDADSFMAEAACAPDSDRMRSLTGAKMMIGVDRLDYSKGIPQRFRAYQLLLDKIPDLHEKISFLQIAPPTRGEVEAYQTIREETEHLAGRINGQFATLNWTPIRFIHRPFPRPVLAGLYRQARIGLVTPLADGMNLVAKEYVAAQDPQDPGVLILSRFAGAAETMQQALVINPHDPTEMAAAMAEAMRMSKSERRDQHAALLRDVVDHDVAWWSDSYLKTLG, from the coding sequence ATGTCCCGCCTGATCGTCGTGTCGAACCGCCTTCCCTTGGGGGATGCGCCATCCGGCGGGCTGGTCGTCGCCCTGCAGGACGCGCTGAAATCATCGGGCGGGGTCTGGGTGGGGTTTTCCGGCGAGGTGACGCCGGATGCGGAACCCGCGCTGCGCAGCCATCCGGGCGCGGCCTTCCAGCGCCTGTCCTTCGACCTGACGCCGGATGAACACGAGACCTATTACCTGGGCTATTCCAACTCGATCCTCTGGCCGGTCTGTCATGGGCGGCCCAGCCTGACGCGGATCCTGCCGGAATATCTGGACGGCTATGACCGGGTGAATGCCCGCATCGCGCGGATGCTGGCGCGGGAGCTGCGCCCCGACGACCGCATCTGGGTGCAGGATTACCACCTGTTCCCGCTGGCCGCGCATCTGCGCGCCCTGGGCGTCACGGCGCGGATCGGGCATTTCCTGCACATCTCCTTTCCGGGACCGGGCGATTGCGCGGCCCTGCCCAATCCGGGCCAGCTGTTCGACTGGCTGTCCCATTACGACCTGATCGGGTTCCAGGCGGAACGCGACCTGGGGGCGTTCGCCGAAAGCGCGCGCCAGCTGGCCGGGGCCGATCCCGCCGATCCGCGGCATTTCGATCTGTGCGGCCGCCGCGTCCGGGCGGGGGTGTTTCCCATCGGCATCGACGCCGACAGTTTCATGGCCGAGGCCGCCTGCGCCCCTGACAGCGACCGCATGCGCAGCCTGACCGGCGCCAAGATGATGATCGGCGTGGACCGGCTGGATTACTCCAAGGGCATCCCGCAGCGGTTCCGCGCCTATCAGCTGTTGCTGGACAAGATCCCTGACCTGCATGAAAAGATCAGCTTTCTGCAGATCGCGCCGCCCACCCGGGGCGAGGTCGAGGCCTATCAGACCATCCGCGAGGAGACCGAGCATCTGGCCGGGCGCATCAACGGCCAGTTCGCGACGCTGAACTGGACGCCGATCCGCTTCATCCACCGGCCCTTTCCGCGCCCGGTCCTGGCGGGCCTTTATCGTCAGGCGCGCATCGGGCTGGTCACGCCCCTGGCCGACGGGATGAACCTGGTGGCCAAGGAATATGTCGCGGCCCAGGACCCGCAGGATCCCGGCGTGCTGATCCTGTCGCGCTTTGCCGGCGCGGCCGAGACGATGCAGCAGGCGCTGGTCATCAACCCCCATGACCCGACCGAGATGGCCGCCGCCATGGCCGAGGCGATGCGCATGTCTAAATCCGAACGCCGCGACCAGCACGCGGCCCTGCTGCGCGATGTGGTCGATCATGACGTGGCATGGTGGTCGGACAGCTATCTGAAGACGCTCGGCTGA
- the aroQ gene encoding type II 3-dehydroquinate dehydratase: MPLIHVLNGPNLNLLGMRQPEIYGRETLADLEALCREAARPHDIRFLQSNWEGQIVDWIHEARQEAAAIVINPAALTHTSVAVLDALNAFDGPVIEVHISQVHKREAFRHHSYVSHRADGVIAGLGLGGYVAAIRHVAGLI, translated from the coding sequence ATGCCGCTGATCCATGTCCTGAACGGCCCGAACCTGAACCTGCTGGGCATGCGCCAGCCCGAGATCTATGGCCGCGAGACCCTGGCCGATCTGGAGGCGCTGTGCCGCGAGGCCGCCCGCCCCCATGACATCCGCTTTCTGCAATCCAACTGGGAAGGCCAGATCGTCGACTGGATCCACGAGGCCCGGCAGGAGGCCGCGGCCATCGTCATCAACCCCGCAGCCCTGACCCATACCTCGGTCGCGGTGCTGGATGCGCTGAACGCCTTCGACGGCCCGGTGATCGAGGTCCATATCAGCCAGGTCCACAAGCGCGAGGCCTTCCGGCATCATTCCTATGTCTCGCATCGCGCGGACGGGGTGATCGCCGGTCTGGGCTTGGGCGGCTATGTGGCCGCGATCCGCCATGTGGCCGGGCTGATCTGA
- a CDS encoding asparaginase produces the protein MRICIFNTGGTIACTGTPLAPMPAARFADAARAILGPALQAALPGMDLHFDTGLRFDSASGVLDSTDLRPSDWCRIARRVLDLYDRHDGFVILHGTDTMDYTGAALPLLLNVPDAVGMARAALSKPVILTGAQLPLFRDTGQGLVLNAGSDALANLTGALEMTRLRLPEVGLFFDGRLLRGNRALKVSTTGFAGFDSPHLGALAERGIGIRMGVAPLPGPAAPDLALDDAVARARALERLDRIAARIDDQRIVQIPALPADHRADRSLLAQMVRAALDQGATGLILEGFGAGNLPQGAGALADAIGAARVPVLIASRAVGGQVGAFDYAAGAWIAGTGAVAAGDMTPVAALAKLMILNADPATPDPRAMLARSLTGECTPRDRIDPALWPGQALEAADAPLRLENDPATGPRLIRGARALWQTPGPGRLAMRGDRLALIAPDGAVAWASDPAPGAVPVLTAEGLVLVDPAGRAAPVIALAG, from the coding sequence ATGCGGATCTGCATCTTCAACACGGGCGGCACGATCGCCTGCACCGGCACGCCCTTGGCGCCCATGCCCGCGGCACGCTTTGCCGATGCGGCCCGCGCCATCCTGGGACCGGCGCTGCAGGCGGCCCTGCCGGGGATGGATCTGCATTTCGACACGGGCCTGCGCTTCGACAGCGCCTCGGGGGTGCTGGATAGCACGGATCTGCGCCCCTCGGACTGGTGCCGCATCGCGCGGCGGGTGCTGGACCTCTATGACCGCCATGACGGCTTCGTCATCCTGCATGGCACCGACACGATGGACTACACCGGCGCGGCGCTGCCCTTGCTGCTGAACGTCCCCGATGCGGTCGGCATGGCGCGGGCGGCCCTGTCCAAGCCGGTGATCCTGACCGGCGCGCAGCTGCCCCTGTTCCGCGACACGGGCCAGGGGCTGGTCCTGAACGCGGGCAGCGACGCGCTGGCCAACCTGACCGGCGCGCTGGAGATGACGCGCCTGCGCCTGCCCGAGGTCGGGCTGTTCTTCGACGGCCGCCTGCTGCGCGGCAACCGGGCGCTGAAGGTCTCGACCACCGGATTTGCGGGTTTCGACAGCCCGCATCTGGGGGCCTTGGCGGAACGCGGCATCGGCATCCGCATGGGGGTGGCGCCCCTGCCCGGCCCCGCCGCGCCCGACCTAGCGCTGGATGATGCGGTTGCGCGGGCGCGGGCGCTGGAGCGGCTGGACAGGATCGCGGCGCGGATCGACGATCAGCGCATCGTCCAGATCCCCGCCCTGCCCGCCGATCACCGCGCCGACCGCTCCCTGCTGGCCCAGATGGTGCGGGCCGCGCTGGACCAAGGCGCGACCGGCCTGATCCTGGAGGGGTTCGGCGCGGGCAACTTGCCCCAAGGCGCGGGCGCGCTGGCCGATGCGATCGGGGCGGCGCGGGTGCCGGTGCTGATCGCCAGCCGCGCGGTGGGCGGCCAGGTGGGCGCCTTCGACTATGCCGCCGGGGCCTGGATCGCGGGGACCGGGGCGGTGGCCGCGGGCGACATGACGCCGGTGGCGGCGCTGGCCAAGTTGATGATCCTGAACGCCGATCCGGCCACGCCCGATCCGCGCGCGATGCTGGCCCGCAGCCTGACGGGCGAATGCACGCCCCGCGACCGGATCGACCCCGCGCTCTGGCCCGGTCAGGCGCTGGAGGCGGCGGACGCGCCCCTGAGGCTGGAAAACGACCCCGCGACAGGCCCCCGGCTGATCCGCGGGGCCCGGGCCCTGTGGCAGACCCCCGGGCCAGGGCGGCTGGCCATGCGGGGCGACCGGCTGGCGCTGATCGCGCCCGACGGGGCGGTGGCCTGGGCGTCGGATCCCGCGCCGGGGGCGGTGCCGGTCCTGACGGCCGAGGGGCTGGTCCTGGTCGATCCGGCGGGCCGCGCCGCGCCGGTCATTGCGCTGGCGGGCTGA
- a CDS encoding histone deacetylase family protein, whose product MTDLPCFYAPETAAHDPRFWMLRGVVMANKETPERADRLLAGIRAAGLDVLTPPSADQAPMRAIHTDRYLRFLETGWQDWQQASGAGPEVVANLHPQKAGATYPSGITGRAGWHMGDTGCPLGRDTWAAALRGVDTALAAADAVMAGAGAAYALCRPPGHHADADTAGGHCFLNNSAIAAQALRGRHDRVAILDIDVHHGNGTQAIFFDRADVLTVSVHADPDNFYPFYLGHAHETGYGANLNLPLPIGSGDEAWLAAIDQGLARIRDFAPGALVLALGLDAHENDPFRGLRVTTPGFARAAARIRALGLPTVIVQEGGYLSEDLTRNLASFLGGWIEAG is encoded by the coding sequence ATGACCGACCTGCCCTGCTTCTACGCACCCGAGACCGCCGCCCATGACCCGCGCTTCTGGATGCTGCGCGGCGTCGTGATGGCGAACAAGGAAACCCCCGAACGCGCCGACCGCCTGCTGGCGGGGATCCGCGCGGCGGGCCTTGATGTCCTGACGCCGCCAAGCGCCGACCAAGCGCCCATGCGCGCCATCCATACCGACCGCTATCTGCGGTTTCTTGAGACCGGCTGGCAGGATTGGCAGCAGGCCTCGGGCGCGGGGCCGGAGGTGGTGGCGAACCTGCATCCGCAGAAGGCCGGCGCGACCTATCCGTCCGGCATCACCGGGCGGGCGGGCTGGCATATGGGCGATACGGGCTGCCCCCTGGGGCGTGACACCTGGGCGGCGGCGCTGCGCGGCGTGGACACCGCGTTGGCGGCGGCGGATGCGGTGATGGCGGGGGCGGGGGCGGCCTATGCGCTGTGCCGTCCGCCGGGGCATCATGCGGATGCGGATACGGCCGGGGGACATTGCTTTCTGAACAATTCCGCCATCGCGGCCCAGGCCCTGCGCGGGCGCCATGACCGGGTGGCGATCCTGGATATCGACGTGCATCACGGCAACGGCACGCAGGCGATCTTCTTCGACCGCGCCGATGTGCTGACCGTCTCGGTCCATGCCGATCCGGACAATTTCTACCCGTTCTATCTGGGCCATGCGCATGAGACAGGCTACGGCGCGAACCTGAACCTGCCCTTGCCCATCGGCTCGGGCGACGAGGCCTGGCTGGCGGCCATCGACCAAGGGCTGGCGCGCATCCGCGATTTCGCGCCGGGCGCGCTGGTCCTGGCCTTGGGCCTCGACGCGCATGAGAACGACCCCTTCCGCGGGCTGCGCGTCACGACGCCGGGCTTTGCGCGGGCGGCGGCGCGCATCCGGGCGCTTGGCCTGCCCACCGTCATCGTGCAAGAGGGCGGCTACCTGTCCGAGGACCTGACCCGCAATCTGGCCAGCTTCCTCGGGGGGTGGATCGAGGCCGGCTGA
- a CDS encoding DUF924 family protein, with the protein MTKTPQEILDFWFSDQMSRYWFAKSDDIDREITARFAETHEAAQAGHLDDWIAAPESALALVIALDQFPRNIFRGGPRAFESDDLALDHARTAIEKGHDQAMTPEQRQFFYLPFMHAEDRDVQDRSVELYEALGNENSLHFAREHRDIVQRFGRFPHRNAILGRDSTPEEAEFLKTHSGF; encoded by the coding sequence ATGACCAAGACCCCGCAGGAGATCCTGGATTTCTGGTTCTCGGACCAGATGAGCCGCTACTGGTTCGCCAAGTCCGACGATATCGACCGCGAGATCACCGCCCGCTTCGCCGAAACGCATGAGGCCGCGCAGGCCGGTCATCTGGACGACTGGATCGCCGCCCCCGAAAGCGCGCTGGCGCTGGTGATCGCGCTGGACCAGTTCCCGCGCAACATCTTTCGCGGCGGCCCGCGCGCCTTCGAAAGCGACGATCTGGCGCTGGATCATGCCCGCACCGCCATCGAGAAGGGCCATGACCAAGCCATGACCCCCGAGCAGCGGCAGTTCTTCTATCTGCCCTTCATGCATGCCGAGGACCGGGACGTGCAGGACCGCTCGGTCGAGCTTTACGAGGCGCTCGGTAACGAGAATTCGCTGCATTTCGCGCGCGAGCATCGCGACATCGTCCAGCGCTTCGGCCGGTTCCCCCATCGCAACGCGATCCTGGGCCGCGACAGCACGCCCGAGGAGGCCGAGTTCCTGAAAACCCATTCCGGCTTCTGA